One genomic window of Hymenobacter sp. J193 includes the following:
- a CDS encoding IS1595 family transposase → MQRVNRYYKRAKISEAKFRYLLRLFAMDLTASDTVRLTGLSVRSVNSLYLRLRHRLQAECPVPVELAGAVELDESYFGPRRVRGKRGRGAGGKTVVFGLFRRGGQVYTEIVPNCQEKTLQAIIRGKIDVSAMVNTDGWRGYDGLVDVGYDRHFRVHHGQDEFVQGASHINGIESFWSFAKARLHQFHGVAKDTFELHLKECAFRFNHRHEDLYKFLLKLLRQQPL, encoded by the coding sequence ATGCAGCGAGTTAACCGCTATTATAAGCGCGCAAAAATTTCAGAGGCCAAATTCCGCTATCTGCTGCGCCTGTTTGCCATGGATTTAACGGCCTCGGATACGGTCCGGCTTACCGGTCTTAGCGTGCGCTCAGTTAATTCTCTCTACCTGCGGCTGCGCCACCGCTTGCAGGCCGAATGCCCCGTGCCAGTGGAATTGGCCGGAGCCGTGGAATTAGACGAATCCTACTTCGGCCCGCGACGGGTCCGGGGAAAGCGCGGGCGCGGAGCAGGTGGCAAAACGGTGGTCTTTGGCCTGTTCAGACGGGGTGGGCAAGTCTACACCGAAATCGTCCCCAACTGTCAGGAAAAGACCTTGCAAGCCATTATCAGAGGCAAAATTGACGTTAGCGCCATGGTCAACACGGACGGCTGGCGCGGCTACGACGGCTTAGTCGATGTTGGCTATGATCGGCATTTTCGGGTGCATCATGGGCAGGATGAATTTGTACAGGGCGCCTCGCACATCAACGGTATCGAATCATTCTGGAGCTTCGCCAAAGCCCGTCTTCACCAGTTTCACGGTGTGGCCAAAGACACGTTTGAGCTGCATCTGAAAGAGTGTGCGTTTCGCTTTAATCACCGACATGAAGACCTCTACAAATTCCTGCTTAAATTACTTCGACAGCAACCGCTTTAA
- a CDS encoding prolyl oligopeptidase family serine peptidase has translation MKTTFPVLALLLAAAPAALAQSVLPAAPAKPATDTYFGVKVEDPYRNLENLQDPAVASWMKAQSEYARRTLNAIPGRQQLLDQMVAIDQRKAARVSDIRVTDNDRYFYFKSRPQDQQPKLYCRDGYQGQEVLLFDPENFEKGKVFNINGFSPSDDGSKVSFGLSEKGTELGRTLIMDVKTKKLYPEQLQLNRGGGTWLPDNQSFTYTPFNNADLKDMAARQNTRSLLHRVGTPQSQDQPLLAAKLYPKLDIKPSDYPYAGIDRDTKLAYGFLYSVDRYLKAYYAPAAALAKPNVPWQPLFKPTEEVTNFVSDERYIYFVTSKNTPRQKIMRMPAAKPSMATAEVLVPEAADEAIVDEQLKTTKDGLYFVRSRNGVEAKLYFVPKGSKTVQELKLPQSAGRLELAGKTLQSSELWVTMGGWTADRKRYRYDVAGRRFVLEPLSSEAQYPEFNDLVVEEIMVPSHDGVQVPLSIVYKKGLKRDGSAPTLMVGYGAYSVSMEPTFMPPFLLWAQQGGILAVPHVRGGGELGEAWHKAGQKTTKPNTWKDLIASAEYLTKNNYTAPGKIAINGGSAGGILIGRAMTERPDLFAAAIPEVGCLNAVRMENSPNGPVNTPEFGTMTKEDEAKALLEMDAYHHLKPGTRYPATLVTAGFNDPRVIAWQPAKFAARLQASNAGGKPVLFFTDYEAGHGMGDSRLKQFESIADLMSFGLWQTGAPGFQPTAVK, from the coding sequence ATGAAAACAACGTTTCCAGTTCTCGCTCTTCTGCTGGCAGCTGCTCCGGCGGCCCTGGCCCAGTCGGTCCTGCCCGCGGCTCCGGCCAAGCCTGCCACCGATACCTACTTTGGGGTGAAGGTGGAAGACCCGTACCGCAACCTTGAGAACCTGCAGGACCCGGCCGTGGCTTCCTGGATGAAGGCTCAGAGCGAGTACGCCCGCCGCACCCTCAACGCCATTCCGGGCCGCCAGCAGCTGCTCGACCAAATGGTGGCCATCGACCAGCGCAAGGCCGCCCGCGTCAGCGACATCCGGGTGACTGATAACGACCGGTACTTTTACTTTAAGTCGCGCCCCCAGGACCAGCAGCCCAAGCTCTACTGCCGCGACGGGTACCAGGGCCAGGAGGTGCTGCTCTTCGACCCCGAGAATTTTGAAAAGGGCAAGGTCTTCAACATCAACGGCTTTTCGCCCAGCGACGACGGCTCCAAGGTGTCGTTCGGCCTCAGCGAGAAAGGCACCGAGCTGGGCCGCACGCTCATCATGGACGTGAAAACCAAGAAGCTCTACCCCGAGCAGCTCCAGCTTAACCGCGGCGGCGGCACCTGGCTGCCCGACAACCAGAGCTTTACCTACACGCCCTTCAACAACGCCGACCTGAAGGACATGGCCGCCCGCCAGAACACACGGAGCCTCCTGCACCGGGTGGGCACGCCCCAAAGTCAGGACCAGCCACTTCTCGCCGCTAAGCTCTACCCCAAGCTCGACATCAAGCCCAGCGACTACCCATACGCCGGCATCGACCGGGACACCAAGCTGGCCTACGGTTTTCTGTATTCCGTGGACCGCTACCTCAAGGCCTACTACGCACCCGCCGCGGCCCTCGCTAAGCCCAATGTGCCCTGGCAGCCCCTGTTTAAGCCCACCGAGGAAGTCACCAACTTCGTCTCCGACGAGCGGTACATCTACTTCGTAACGTCCAAGAACACGCCGCGCCAGAAGATTATGCGCATGCCGGCCGCCAAGCCCAGCATGGCCACGGCCGAAGTGCTGGTGCCAGAAGCCGCCGACGAGGCCATCGTGGATGAGCAGCTGAAAACCACCAAAGACGGCCTGTATTTCGTGCGCAGCCGCAACGGGGTAGAGGCTAAACTGTACTTCGTGCCCAAGGGCAGCAAAACCGTGCAGGAGCTGAAGCTGCCGCAGTCGGCGGGCCGCTTGGAACTGGCCGGCAAAACCCTGCAGTCCTCGGAGCTGTGGGTGACCATGGGTGGCTGGACGGCCGACCGCAAGCGGTACCGCTACGACGTGGCCGGCCGCCGCTTTGTGCTGGAGCCGCTTTCGTCGGAGGCGCAGTACCCCGAGTTTAACGATCTGGTGGTAGAGGAAATCATGGTGCCCTCACACGATGGCGTACAGGTGCCCTTGTCCATCGTCTACAAGAAAGGGTTGAAGCGCGACGGGTCGGCGCCCACGCTCATGGTCGGCTACGGCGCTTACTCTGTTTCGATGGAGCCCACATTTATGCCGCCTTTCCTGCTCTGGGCGCAGCAGGGCGGCATTCTGGCCGTGCCGCACGTGCGCGGCGGCGGGGAGCTGGGTGAGGCCTGGCACAAAGCCGGCCAGAAAACGACCAAGCCTAATACCTGGAAAGACCTGATTGCCAGCGCCGAGTACCTCACCAAAAACAACTACACCGCGCCCGGCAAAATAGCCATCAACGGGGGCAGTGCCGGGGGCATCCTCATCGGCCGGGCCATGACGGAGCGCCCCGACCTGTTTGCCGCCGCCATTCCGGAAGTGGGCTGCCTGAACGCCGTGCGCATGGAAAACTCGCCCAACGGCCCCGTAAACACGCCCGAGTTCGGCACCATGACCAAGGAAGACGAAGCCAAGGCGCTGCTGGAAATGGACGCTTACCATCACCTCAAGCCTGGGACCCGGTACCCGGCCACGCTCGTCACGGCCGGCTTCAACGACCCGCGCGTTATTGCTTGGCAGCCGGCCAAGTTTGCCGCCCGCCTGCAGGCCAGCAACGCCGGCGGCAAGCCCGTGCTGTTCTTCACCGACTACGAAGCCGGCCATGGCATGGGCGACTCCCGCCTCAAGCAGTTTGAAAGCATTGCCGACCTGATGAGCTTCGGCCTGTGGCAAACCGGCGCGCCCGGCTTCCAGCCCACGGCTGTGAAGTAA
- a CDS encoding OmpA family protein yields the protein MKRLVAISWLSLPAILLACSSEPKTPEQTATVVPVTAKSATPASTPTAAAPAPAAPLAAVGFDVSQVPVANPKLGAFPYVSLIDGYQKGTRENMSGSTAKEYLKDVAFDKYEFFDGTRMIPVEGRLYTVKALGKGASFFQAQKTYEKLVKDMGGVTVFEGSGKKLNELKLKYEDGRHRARYMPEHEDMGVYMVRLPDREIWTEVYKAWDDQENYWLTVVERKALPMAAKMLPAEELKKALDANGHVAVYLNFDTDQATLRSDAAQGIGEIVKLLQQDPTLRLTVEGHTDNTGAFARNQQLSQQRAGTVVAALTAQGIEASRLRPKGLGQTKPLADNSTEEGKAKNRRVELVKL from the coding sequence ATGAAGCGTCTCGTTGCTATCAGCTGGCTTAGTTTGCCGGCCATTCTGCTGGCTTGCTCCTCCGAGCCCAAAACGCCCGAACAAACCGCCACTGTGGTGCCCGTTACCGCTAAATCGGCAACTCCAGCCTCGACCCCTACAGCCGCTGCCCCGGCGCCGGCCGCGCCACTGGCGGCCGTTGGCTTCGATGTAAGTCAGGTGCCCGTTGCTAACCCCAAGCTCGGGGCATTTCCCTACGTCAGCTTGATTGACGGCTACCAGAAAGGCACCCGCGAAAACATGTCGGGCAGCACGGCCAAGGAGTACTTAAAGGATGTGGCCTTTGATAAGTACGAGTTCTTCGATGGCACCCGCATGATTCCGGTGGAGGGCCGCCTGTACACGGTGAAGGCCCTGGGCAAGGGTGCGTCTTTCTTTCAGGCCCAGAAAACCTACGAGAAGCTGGTGAAGGACATGGGCGGGGTCACGGTGTTTGAGGGCAGCGGCAAAAAGCTGAACGAGCTTAAGCTCAAGTACGAAGACGGCCGCCACCGGGCCCGTTACATGCCCGAGCACGAGGACATGGGCGTGTACATGGTGCGCCTGCCCGACCGCGAAATCTGGACGGAGGTGTACAAAGCCTGGGACGACCAGGAAAACTACTGGCTGACGGTGGTGGAACGCAAAGCCCTGCCCATGGCGGCCAAAATGCTGCCTGCCGAGGAGCTGAAAAAGGCGCTGGATGCCAACGGCCATGTGGCCGTGTACCTCAACTTCGACACCGACCAGGCCACCCTGCGCTCCGACGCGGCCCAGGGCATCGGGGAAATTGTGAAGCTGCTGCAGCAGGACCCCACCCTGCGCCTGACGGTGGAAGGCCACACCGACAACACCGGTGCCTTCGCCCGCAACCAGCAGCTCTCGCAGCAGCGGGCAGGCACGGTGGTAGCGGCCCTCACCGCCCAGGGCATCGAGGCCAGCCGCCTCCGGCCCAAAGGCCTGGGCCAAACCAAGCCCCTGGCCGACAACAGCACGGAGGAAGGCAAAGCCAAAAACCGCCGGGTGGAGCTGGTGAAGCTCTAG